The genomic window AAGAATAAAGGTTTGTTCATTTACGGGTATTTATTGATTGGCTTTAATCTGAAAAGAAGGTTTTTGAGCATCTATTTTCTCAATCGCTTTTATATAAAATTCTACATTTTCCTGATTGAGCTTTCTGTATCCATGTTTATTGATGCTTTGCAGCTGAGCTCTAATGAAACCGTCCGTCTTCTCCTTTAATAAAGAATCTCTTAATGAAATAATTCCCTTTGCTGAATAAAGCTCCCGTTTCATATGGTCCGCAATATTTTCTTCTCTTCCCATACAACCATCTTTATATTGTATAATCAAAGGGTGACGGAGATAATATTCGTAAATTTCCGGAAACCTTTTATCATTTCTTTTCATAAGTTCCTGGCCGGAATACAATTTCAAGGCATTGCTTCCATTCTTTGCCAGATAATACAGGTCGTTTGAACTGGCAACTTCTGAAAGCTTTTGGAAGTAACCATAGAGGACACTCTTATCTCCGCCGATTCCGATGTAGGGAGATTCTGCATAAGAGAATGTTTCTAAAGGTTTTGCCAGAACTTTGGCCTTCTTAGAAATCTGAGCATTACCAATACCAATGATAACCAGGAAGAATAATGAAATTTTTAATTTCATAGTTAGGGATTATCCTGCAAAAATAAAAATTCTTTAGTTGTGAAGTTAATTTATTGCTAAAATTGATTTTTATGCCTTGGAAAATATTACATTCGTAAAAAAATTCAATATGAAATTTTCGAAAATACTTCTACTTACAGGATTATTACTGTTTCAATTAAATTTTGCTCAGGAGAAAGCAGAGGTTATCCTAAAAAAAGCATTGACAGAGGCCAAAGCCAAAAACAAGAATGTATTGCTGATGTTTCATGCTTCCTGGTGCAAATGGTGCCATGTGATGGAAAAAAATATGAACCTGCCCGAAACAAAGCCTGTATTTGAAAAAAAGTTCGTTACGGCTTATGTGGACGTGCAGGAAATGGGGGATAAGAAAAAGCTTGAGAATCCGGGAGGAGGAGAATTGATGAATAAATATAAAGGTACGGATGCCGGACTTCCGTTCTGGTTGATCCTGAATCCAAAAGGAGAGGTCCTTGCCGATTCATTTAATGATAAAAATGAAAACCTGGGTTGTCCTTCTACCGCGGAAGAAGTAGATGTTTTTGCAGCTAAACTGAAAAAGACCTCAAAAATGAGCGATACCGAACTTCAAACAATCAAGACGGCTTTTACGAAGAAGAATTAAGCAAAACGGCGAAACCTTTGGTTTCGCCGTTTTGAATTTCAGAGTGTATTTATTTTCCGAAGAATATTTTGTCCTGTTGCTGCTGATCGTTGTAGATCAACTGAAAGGTTACTGGCATATATTGATACAAAAGCTTCCAGTGCGAAATTTTAGCACGCTTTTTAAAGCTTTCAAAAGATCTTACAAAAAGATTTTCGATGATATCCTTTACATAAGAATCTCCGTTTTTATAAATCATCTCCATCAGCTTGATGTGATGGGCAATGATGTTTACTTTCGATTCCTGCAGGAGCCTTTTCAGATAATTGATGGTGGATTGGATGATTCCTGCAAAATTATCCTGTACAGACAATTGGGTGATTTCG from Chryseobacterium sp. SORGH_AS_0447 includes these protein-coding regions:
- a CDS encoding DUF255 domain-containing protein, translated to MKFSKILLLTGLLLFQLNFAQEKAEVILKKALTEAKAKNKNVLLMFHASWCKWCHVMEKNMNLPETKPVFEKKFVTAYVDVQEMGDKKKLENPGGGELMNKYKGTDAGLPFWLILNPKGEVLADSFNDKNENLGCPSTAEEVDVFAAKLKKTSKMSDTELQTIKTAFTKKN